The Vibrio ishigakensis genome has a window encoding:
- a CDS encoding transporter substrate-binding domain-containing protein: protein MAASFTASANQLESIQKQGVLKVAVPQDFPPFGSVGTDLKPQGYDIDMAQYLADELGVKLSIVPVTSANRIPYLQTRKVDLIISSLGKNPERERAIDFTKPYAPFFLGVFGQSGEAVASADDLQGKTVGVTRGSVEDIELSKLVSKDTTLKRYEDNNATLSAYLSGQVGLIATGNLVVTEIANRYPAKAPEVKFMLKNSPCYIGVMKGDDELLQEVNRLISKAKQDGELESISQKWLKASFPADLKA, encoded by the coding sequence ATGGCCGCTTCTTTTACCGCTTCAGCCAACCAACTTGAAAGCATACAAAAGCAGGGCGTTTTGAAGGTTGCTGTGCCTCAAGACTTCCCTCCATTTGGCTCAGTGGGTACTGATCTAAAACCTCAGGGCTATGACATAGATATGGCTCAGTATCTGGCGGATGAGTTGGGCGTTAAGCTTTCTATCGTACCTGTGACCAGTGCCAACCGTATTCCTTACCTTCAAACACGTAAGGTCGATCTGATCATCTCGAGCCTAGGTAAGAACCCTGAGCGTGAGCGCGCTATCGACTTTACTAAACCTTATGCTCCTTTCTTCTTAGGCGTGTTTGGACAAAGCGGTGAAGCGGTTGCATCTGCAGATGACCTACAAGGTAAAACAGTGGGTGTAACGCGCGGCTCAGTAGAGGATATCGAGCTTAGCAAACTGGTATCTAAGGATACGACCTTGAAGCGTTATGAAGACAACAACGCCACACTTTCTGCTTATCTATCTGGTCAAGTTGGCCTTATCGCGACTGGTAACCTAGTGGTGACAGAGATTGCTAATCGCTATCCGGCTAAAGCTCCTGAAGTGAAATTCATGCTGAAAAACTCTCCTTGTTATATCGGTGTGATGAAGGGCGATGATGAATTGCTACAAGAAGTGAACCGACTTATTAGTAAGGCAAAACAAGATGGCGAACTAGAGAGCATTTCTCAGAAGTGGCTTAAGGCCTCTTTCCCTGCTGACCTAAAAGCGTAA
- a CDS encoding amino acid ABC transporter permease translates to MSYSLDFAGLAPYLPQFAAGVWATVKLTVFSTCMGLLLGTLCAAGRTCKAKWLRILCASYIELIRNTPFIVQLFFVFFGLPALGLRLSAWEAGALAMVLNLGAYSAEIIRAGIDATPKGQWEAGKALGLTRRQTLIHVVLSPAYQRVYPAIVSQCIIVMLGSAVVSQISLEELTFAANFAQSRSFLSFEAYMLTALIYLSLAIAMRFVFSTIKQVSFKNPSL, encoded by the coding sequence ATGAGCTACTCTCTTGATTTTGCAGGACTTGCTCCCTACCTGCCGCAGTTTGCGGCAGGGGTATGGGCAACAGTGAAGCTAACGGTTTTCTCGACATGCATGGGGCTTTTGCTTGGAACCCTTTGTGCGGCAGGACGTACCTGTAAGGCGAAATGGCTGAGAATTCTTTGTGCTAGCTATATTGAGCTGATCCGCAATACCCCATTTATCGTGCAGCTATTCTTCGTTTTCTTCGGTCTTCCTGCGCTTGGCTTGCGCCTTTCAGCTTGGGAGGCGGGCGCTCTAGCTATGGTGTTAAACCTAGGTGCCTATAGTGCGGAAATCATCCGAGCGGGTATAGATGCAACGCCAAAAGGGCAGTGGGAAGCGGGTAAGGCTCTGGGTCTGACACGCAGACAAACTCTCATTCACGTAGTGCTATCACCGGCTTATCAGCGCGTGTATCCAGCGATTGTCAGCCAGTGCATCATAGTGATGTTAGGTTCGGCTGTGGTTTCACAGATCTCACTAGAAGAGCTCACCTTTGCGGCTAACTTTGCTCAGTCACGCAGTTTCTTGAGCTTTGAAGCCTACATGCTCACTGCACTCATCTATTTATCGCTTGCGATTGCGATGCGATTTGTATTCTCAACCATAAAGCAAGTCAGCTTTAAAAACCCATCATTATAA
- a CDS encoding amino acid ABC transporter permease, which translates to MAARWTILLSLLAFIFGGALGALLTFLQSTKNKFFIGVIKIYVELFQGTPLLMQLFLTFFGLSLLGWEVSAWTAAILSLTLFSSAYFHDIWRGCIEALPKGQWEASKALGLTYFNTMTHVIAPQAFKISIAPTVGFSVQIVKGTALASIIGFVELTKAGTMLNNATFQPFKVFAFVALLYFMICFPLSLYARYLESKNHVPS; encoded by the coding sequence ATGGCCGCTCGCTGGACTATATTGCTTTCTTTATTGGCTTTTATATTTGGTGGCGCTCTAGGTGCATTATTAACTTTTCTTCAAAGCACTAAAAATAAATTCTTTATTGGCGTAATTAAAATATATGTAGAGCTATTTCAAGGTACGCCATTATTAATGCAGTTATTCCTAACTTTCTTTGGGTTATCTTTATTAGGTTGGGAAGTAAGTGCATGGACTGCTGCTATTTTATCGCTCACCCTTTTCAGCAGTGCTTATTTTCACGATATCTGGCGTGGTTGCATCGAGGCGCTTCCTAAAGGGCAGTGGGAAGCATCTAAGGCCCTTGGTCTGACCTACTTCAACACCATGACCCATGTGATTGCACCACAAGCGTTCAAGATCTCTATTGCGCCGACGGTAGGCTTCTCGGTGCAGATAGTAAAAGGCACCGCACTGGCCTCTATTATCGGCTTTGTGGAGCTCACCAAGGCTGGAACCATGCTAAACAACGCCACCTTCCAGCCTTTCAAGGTATTCGCCTTCGTTGCATTGCTTTATTTCATGATCTGTTTCCCTTTGTCCCTGTACGCCCGTTATCTGGAGAGTAAAAACCATGTCCCTAGTTAG